In Priestia megaterium NBRC 15308 = ATCC 14581, the following proteins share a genomic window:
- a CDS encoding GNAT family N-acetyltransferase, with protein sequence METAVLMKPDVAYKKAYMSFYHEWKASGEKMIPWVIAKDPAYFEKMVQELLDAEKGIGLKKGYVPDSTYWLMHHEKVIGVVNIRHELSEILRNSGGHIGYGIRPSERQKGYAKLLLKLSLQEIKKLGVQRALVVCDDWNTASRRTILANGGIQDEDYIEENGAVVQRFWIHTDKMA encoded by the coding sequence ATGGAAACCGCCGTTTTAATGAAACCAGATGTAGCTTATAAAAAGGCTTATATGAGCTTTTATCATGAATGGAAAGCAAGCGGAGAAAAAATGATTCCGTGGGTAATTGCTAAAGATCCTGCTTACTTTGAAAAAATGGTTCAAGAGTTGTTAGATGCAGAAAAAGGGATCGGATTAAAAAAAGGATATGTACCCGATTCCACCTACTGGCTAATGCATCACGAAAAAGTAATAGGCGTAGTTAATATCCGCCATGAGCTAAGTGAAATACTGCGAAACAGCGGAGGACATATAGGTTATGGTATTCGGCCAAGCGAAAGACAAAAAGGATATGCGAAGCTGCTACTGAAGTTATCTCTTCAAGAAATTAAAAAGCTGGGAGTTCAACGTGCATTAGTTGTGTGTGATGATTGGAACACGGCTTCTCGTCGAACTATTCTGGCAAACGGTGGTATACAAGACGAGGATTATATAGAAGAGAACGGAGCTGTTGTTCAACGCTTTTGGATTCATACGGATAAAATGGCATAA
- a CDS encoding phospholipase has protein sequence MIMSVPNKRKATPCLFPGYKWCGPGCSGPGCPVNDVDCCCKYHDLCYEDYGSCRSCDEQFLDCLCSKANPYSLKGRQAYAMYTYMRLKLALKQYD, from the coding sequence ATGATTATGTCTGTTCCGAACAAACGGAAAGCCACGCCCTGCCTCTTCCCCGGCTATAAATGGTGTGGTCCCGGCTGCAGTGGGCCCGGCTGTCCTGTAAATGATGTAGACTGCTGCTGTAAATACCATGATTTATGCTATGAAGATTACGGATCATGCCGCTCATGTGATGAGCAATTCCTTGACTGTCTTTGCTCCAAAGCAAATCCGTACAGTTTAAAAGGAAGACAGGCATACGCTATGTATACCTATATGCGGCTGAAGTTAGCTTTAAAACAATATGACTAA
- a CDS encoding MarR family winged helix-turn-helix transcriptional regulator: MQEKNSIELIEYELTTFIRRAVYLDNSENKIGNLERSAYLLLRQLDEFGPARVKELAEAFKLDISTLSRQAAALENKKLISRSSDPSDGRVSLFDITPRGKRMLQTDKQMRLERYHSMLKKWSSEEKELFGKLLMRMNDAFID; this comes from the coding sequence ATGCAAGAAAAAAATTCAATTGAATTGATTGAATATGAACTTACTACCTTTATTAGACGAGCCGTCTATCTTGATAATTCTGAAAATAAAATAGGAAATCTAGAAAGATCAGCTTATTTATTATTGCGGCAATTAGATGAATTTGGACCAGCTCGTGTAAAAGAGCTAGCAGAAGCATTTAAACTCGACATTTCAACTCTGTCTAGACAAGCTGCTGCTTTAGAAAACAAAAAGCTTATTTCCCGCTCTTCTGATCCTTCGGATGGACGCGTCAGCCTATTTGACATCACACCACGTGGAAAACGCATGCTGCAAACTGATAAACAAATGCGCCTTGAACGCTATCATAGTATGTTAAAAAAATGGTCAAGTGAAGAAAAGGAGCTGTTTGGCAAACTACTAATGCGGATGAATGACGCATTTATCGATTAA
- a CDS encoding CidA/LrgA family protein, translating to MKVIRIILQIAILYAFSMIGEAVHHILHLPIPGSIIGLILMLICLTCKIVPIKVIEDGASFLLSFLPLLFIPAMAGVMNYPSLLSSSGAILFLIIVLSTIITMAAAGAASQLLEKKANKRKEKQQCKNSLSRSL from the coding sequence ATGAAAGTGATACGAATCATTTTACAAATCGCGATTCTTTATGCTTTTTCTATGATTGGCGAAGCTGTTCACCACATACTTCACCTGCCTATCCCAGGCAGTATTATAGGCTTAATTTTAATGCTCATTTGCTTAACGTGCAAAATTGTTCCCATCAAAGTGATCGAAGACGGAGCAAGCTTCTTGTTATCTTTTTTACCTTTATTATTCATACCAGCTATGGCAGGAGTGATGAATTATCCTTCGCTTCTTTCAAGCAGCGGAGCGATTTTGTTTTTAATTATTGTGCTTAGTACAATCATTACGATGGCTGCCGCGGGGGCTGCCAGCCAACTTTTAGAAAAGAAAGCGAACAAACGAAAGGAGAAACAACAGTGCAAGAATTCTTTATCGCGCTCTTTATAA
- a CDS encoding LrgB family protein: protein MQEFFIALFIIIATVALYLVMAKVYVRFSYPILIPVLTTTVFVILLLLAFHISYDEYMIGGKWINSLLGPAVVALAYPLYKQREMLVKYSIPIIGGVFVGLFAGMISGLVFAEVFGIDRSLILSIVPKSITTPVAIQIATGLGGVPSMTVVFVMIAGFSGVILGPLLLKWIRIKSSLGKGIALGSASHALGTSKAFEYGELTVSMSSVSMTLSAVLGSVFGPIVVWLFQV from the coding sequence GTGCAAGAATTCTTTATCGCGCTCTTTATAATCATAGCTACAGTTGCTTTGTATCTAGTCATGGCGAAAGTATACGTACGGTTCTCCTACCCAATTCTTATTCCAGTGTTAACTACAACCGTATTCGTTATTCTTCTTTTGCTTGCTTTTCATATTTCTTATGACGAGTATATGATTGGAGGCAAATGGATTAATTCACTTCTGGGGCCAGCGGTTGTTGCATTAGCGTATCCACTTTATAAACAGCGTGAGATGCTAGTGAAATACAGCATTCCTATTATTGGAGGAGTGTTTGTAGGATTATTTGCAGGCATGATTAGCGGACTTGTGTTCGCTGAAGTATTCGGCATTGACCGAAGCCTGATTTTATCCATTGTTCCTAAGTCTATTACCACTCCCGTTGCAATTCAAATTGCTACGGGACTAGGAGGGGTGCCATCCATGACTGTGGTATTTGTTATGATTGCAGGCTTTTCGGGAGTAATTCTTGGACCTTTACTTTTAAAGTGGATTCGTATTAAAAGTTCTTTAGGAAAAGGAATTGCCCTAGGCAGCGCTTCTCATGCGCTAGGAACTTCTAAAGCATTTGAATACGGTGAACTAACGGTATCGATGAGCTCGGTATCAATGACGTTAAGCGCTGTACTGGGCTCGGTTTTTGGGCCGATTGTTGTCTGGCTATTCCAAGTGTAA
- a CDS encoding STAS domain-containing protein, producing the protein MKEELVYIGKKILEHKYSLSEKLAERLDSTHTLSIEELKEKKILKWRVSIMEYFGRALFEEQEDVLKLVKEWALDTGKYAVEKNIPLEKALGILPIYRSVIWDVFTRELEEHQFAAITMLHVSERIDPLLDTVTYVFGQIYDEHNRYMMNLAYTSLEELSVPLVPVTKGIAIMPIIGEIDTHRSQVIMETCLKKGTSLQLSYLILDISGVVIIDTMVADNLFKIHRSLKLVGVEAIITGIRPEIAQTVVKLGINFNQIKTEANLEAALLKIGFRRPEEHSRAHVSSQRIK; encoded by the coding sequence ATGAAAGAGGAGCTCGTGTATATAGGAAAAAAGATTCTTGAACATAAATATAGCTTGTCAGAAAAATTAGCCGAACGTTTAGATTCTACACATACGCTAAGTATAGAGGAATTAAAAGAAAAGAAAATTTTGAAATGGCGAGTGTCAATTATGGAGTACTTTGGAAGAGCGCTATTTGAAGAACAAGAGGATGTACTTAAACTTGTTAAAGAATGGGCACTTGACACGGGAAAATATGCAGTGGAAAAAAATATTCCTTTAGAAAAAGCACTCGGTATCCTCCCAATCTATCGCAGCGTTATTTGGGATGTATTTACAAGAGAACTAGAGGAGCATCAGTTTGCTGCAATTACCATGCTGCATGTCAGTGAGCGAATTGATCCGCTTTTAGATACGGTAACATATGTTTTTGGTCAAATTTATGATGAGCATAATCGATATATGATGAATTTAGCTTACACGTCACTAGAAGAACTGTCAGTTCCGCTCGTACCTGTCACAAAAGGTATCGCTATTATGCCGATTATTGGAGAAATTGATACTCATCGCTCGCAAGTTATTATGGAAACTTGCTTGAAAAAAGGGACAAGCCTTCAATTATCCTATCTTATTTTGGATATTTCAGGTGTCGTGATTATTGATACAATGGTAGCAGACAATCTGTTCAAAATTCATCGATCTCTCAAATTAGTAGGAGTGGAAGCCATTATAACAGGGATACGACCGGAAATTGCCCAAACGGTAGTGAAACTGGGAATTAATTTTAATCAAATTAAAACAGAAGCAAATTTAGAAGCAGCGCTTTTAAAAATTGGGTTTAGACGTCCTGAAGAACATAGCCGTGCGCATGTATCATCACAACGCATAAAATGA
- a CDS encoding GNAT family N-acetyltransferase — protein sequence MIQVKDIYGNLPTLETERLRLRKVTKKDVRDMFEYASNEKVSRYVNWEKHRKLQDTKEFVSFVLKQYSNQSISPWAMEIKALKKCIGTIDFVTWNPTHRIAEIGYAISEEYWNKGFVTEAAEKVIAFGFEEMDLVRIQARCFVENAASEKVMKKIGMSYEGTIRKAMFIKGTHQDLKLYSILREEYTRNA from the coding sequence ATGATTCAAGTAAAAGATATATACGGAAATTTACCCACGCTAGAAACCGAAAGACTCCGCTTGCGGAAAGTTACAAAAAAAGATGTGCGTGACATGTTTGAATATGCCTCAAATGAAAAGGTAAGCAGATATGTAAATTGGGAAAAGCACCGAAAGCTTCAAGATACAAAAGAGTTTGTTTCCTTCGTTTTAAAGCAGTACAGCAACCAATCCATTTCTCCTTGGGCTATGGAAATCAAAGCCTTAAAAAAATGTATTGGCACCATTGACTTTGTCACTTGGAACCCTACTCATCGCATTGCGGAAATTGGCTATGCGATTTCTGAAGAATATTGGAATAAGGGATTTGTTACGGAAGCAGCTGAAAAAGTAATTGCGTTTGGATTTGAAGAAATGGATTTAGTGCGCATTCAGGCAAGGTGCTTTGTTGAAAATGCTGCATCTGAGAAAGTAATGAAAAAAATCGGTATGTCTTATGAAGGAACGATTCGAAAAGCCATGTTTATTAAAGGAACTCATCAAGACTTAAAGTTATATTCAATCTTGCGAGAAGAATATACACGCAACGCGTAG